CAAAATCTTGCGCGCGGTTAAAAATCGCTTTGGCTCTACTAATGAAATAGGCCTTTTTGAAATGACCCATCTGGGATTGATGGAAGTTTCCAATCCCAATAATATTTTTCTCAGCCACGAACAAAGTGATATCGGAACCGCAATCAGTTGCGTAACAGAAGGTAGCCGCAGTTTCATTGTGGAAGTGCAAACCCTGGTAAATGCTTCCAACTATGGAACTCCCCAACGAGTTGCCGTAGGTATAGACCAAAAGAAATTAGCAATGCTTTTGGCTATTCTGGAAAAAAACCTTTCCCTCTATTTACGCAGCAGCGATGTATTTATCAATTTGACGGGAGGAATCCGCTCTACTGATCCCGCCCTGGATTTGGCTATTCTGGCTGCTCTTATTTCCAGTATGAAAGATAAACCCTTAACCGAAAAATCCGTCTTTATTGGTGAAGTAGGTTTAAATGGAGAAGTGCGTCCCGCATCACAATTGGAAAAACATATCAACCAAGCCCAGAAATTGGGATATGAAAAAATCTTCCTCTCCGGCTATGCCAAAGTGAAAGCAAGTCCGAAAATTATTAAAGTGAAGGATATAAAAGCGCTGTATGCAGCTTTGAAATAATGAAAATGGCGAGATAGCGAGATAGCGAGACGGAAAGAGAGAGATAGCGAAATAGATTTTTTTACAAAGAGAAAAAGAGAAAAAAACTCGTGGCTGGAATTTTTGTACCGGCGCTCGCTGTAGCGCCGAATAAAAACGGCGGAACAGCGTCCGCCGGTACCAAGAACGGCGGAACAGCGTCCGCCGGCTACATAAGACATCCCAGACCTATTAAATCCTCGTTTCTTAAATTAAATCTGCTTAATCTGCGTGAAACAAGTCGTCAGGCCTATTAAATCCTCGTTTCTTAAATTAAATCTGCTTAATCTGCTTAATCTGCTTAATCTGCGTGAAACAAGTCGTCAGGTCTATTAAATCCTCTTAATCCTTAAATCCTGAAATCCTTGTTTCTAAAATCCTAACCCTGAAATCCTCGTTTCTAAAATCCTATCCCTGAAATCCTCGTTTCTAAAATCCTATCCTGAGAGAATATATTACAAAAAGCGTTTCACTACTTCAATAACCTCCGGCAAATCCATTCCAATTTTTTGTAAATGTTCAATTTTAGGGACACCTTGGTCATTCCACCCTTTTCTTTCATAGACGGCATCAATCAATTGCTGATATTGATCTTCCCGATATTTTCTTAATATATCCATCATTTCCGCGGTGCTTTTCCCTTCGGGATTAATATTTAACTTTTCTTTCAGCTGCTTGTCGTATCTATCTTGACGGGAAAGATATTCTTCTTCCGTTACAGGACCCACAGCTCTATAAGGTGGAACATCATCAATTCTTCTCCCCTTTCCCATTCGCAAACAGAAGACCTTTTGGAAGTTATATACGCGTTCGGATTGTTCAATCAGGGTCTTTTTATTTAGGGGCTTACCTGTGATAGCAGTATAGATATCCACATAATTTTGAACATGTTCCGGAACTTTTGCCGGTTCATCAGTTTCGGCATTATCAGCCGGTTCAATATCATTCCAGGGAAGTTTACATAATCCCTGCAGTCCAAACCAGGTTCTAAACATCGGAAAATAGTGCAATGCCTCGGCTTTATCCTTAAAAGTGGGAATCTGGTTATTGACCATATCCATAAAGATTAGCCATGCTTCATCATGTTGAGGTCCTTTTAAAGCAAGAGTATAGCCACCCTGTTGGGCAAGAGATTCTTTACTAAGATACTGAGAATATTCCAAGCCCTTTGCCTCCATCCCTATATCTTGCAGGAAATCAGGATCGGCACCATATTTATTGGCAAAAATTTGTTTCATTTTCCGCACGCCTTGTCCTACGATAACTCCAAAACCTTCACCTCGTGCCATTTGATGCAAAAGTTCCAAAGCGGCATCCGCATTTCCCCAGGTAAGTTCAAGTCCGCCAGTGCGTTCTTTATTCAAAATGCCGTTTTCATAACATTCCATTGCAAAAGCAGTACCGGTTCCAAAAGAAATCGTATCCACCCCATAAGTATCGCAGTAAAAATTAATTTCCACTACATCCCGGGCATTAAAAACACCGATATTACTTCCGCAACCGGCAGCAGTTTCATATTCAGGACCATCCACACAGACCTTCTGTCCTTTATAAGGTCCTGTTCTCGGTTCAAAATTATCCACTGCCTTGCAACAGGATAAAGAACAGCCAAACCAGCATCCATCAGGCATACCCTGCGTAAAAAGATTTTTAAATTCACGGGAATGCAATCCTTCCGCTTCCGGCATTTGACCATATTTAAAATTCCGAATTGGCAGAAGATCATAATCATTCATAATTTCCATTAGATGAGCAGTTC
This Candidatus Cloacimonas sp. DNA region includes the following protein-coding sequences:
- a CDS encoding aldehyde ferredoxin oxidoreductase C-terminal domain-containing protein — its product is MNRKLIAEFKYEPAPVIRGYNKRSLYINLSSGEIKQKPVTELMIDKFVGGKGFDLYLMWHGVKDETKWDSPENEICISFGPLCGNTSYPGSGKSIVTTISPLTGIPVDCNVGGHFGPYSKFSGWDAIELQGIANEEVIVYIDGDKGIVQILSAPDEEINSHIFAEELIKEFADSEDKYQFVSVVSSGKAAENVLITCLNFSFWDKRRKVARLKQAGRGGTGSVFRHKKIKALVVKYSGLKVDSNNPVDVETIRNRGLKLHQEIEAGDSTQNRMRQVGTAHLMEIMNDYDLLPIRNFKYGQMPEAEGLHSREFKNLFTQGMPDGCWFGCSLSCCKAVDNFEPRTGPYKGQKVCVDGPEYETAAGCGSNIGVFNARDVVEINFYCDTYGVDTISFGTGTAFAMECYENGILNKERTGGLELTWGNADAALELLHQMARGEGFGVIVGQGVRKMKQIFANKYGADPDFLQDIGMEAKGLEYSQYLSKESLAQQGGYTLALKGPQHDEAWLIFMDMVNNQIPTFKDKAEALHYFPMFRTWFGLQGLCKLPWNDIEPADNAETDEPAKVPEHVQNYVDIYTAITGKPLNKKTLIEQSERVYNFQKVFCLRMGKGRRIDDVPPYRAVGPVTEEEYLSRQDRYDKQLKEKLNINPEGKSTAEMMDILRKYREDQYQQLIDAVYERKGWNDQGVPKIEHLQKIGMDLPEVIEVVKRFL